The window TCCTTAGTAAAATCATTTTGCTGGGGCTGATACTGTTTTTTAATCAAACCGCACCAATTACCATATACAATTTCAACGTAAGACTCTGCATTATGTGACCAGCCGTGATATGGAGCACAGAAAAAATCCTCAGGAGTCAGTACGAAGGAATCAATATAATATCTGTTATTTGCGTTTACAAGTGAAATTTCAGCAAAATAATAGTTAAAACTGGTTCCCCCGGTATTTGTCCCTTCAAGAATCTCCAACTCCAGAAAATACTTGATTTCCTTTGGGTTTTCGGTTATTGCCGGAATTACTTTAATGAGGTTTATATGTCCTATACCCTGAAAGGAATCCAGATATTCATTGTAGGGCATTGATTTCTTATTATTTTCGGAAAGAAACCGGTAAGCTATGGGGTAGGGTTCTTTTGCAAAACCCACAGTGCCGCAACCTCCTGTTTTTTCATCTGTAAGGTTTGCAGCCTGTTGAAGGACACTGAAATAATTGACTATAGTTTTAACCGGAGTATCCATTATTTTCACGGGAACCGTTCCGTCCTTAAAGGTTTCTGAAAAGGTGCTAAAGTCAATAAAATTGTTATTAAGTGACTTTAATGAAGACGGTCTGAAATAAGTTTCATTGAAATTATTTCGTTTTTCTTTCATAATGGAAACTGTTTGTCTGGACAAAACCTCGTCAGTTTCTTTAATTTGAGCTAATTCCTTTACAGACCCTCCGATTATATTTGTTTTATGATTCTGATTATCCACTCTTATACAAATTGTAGTTATGGCAAGAATTATTAAGAACAATGACACTATAATTCCTGATTTGTATATATATTTCATAAAAACCCCCAAATGATTATTATTATAAATATATTCATAATACGTTTATACATTCTTTAAATTTACTTGTAACATCCTGTTCAAATTTTGTTAACAAAAATCTCACAGTAACTACACAGAGAATGGCTATTCTATAACCATGGATATAATATCCGAAAAAAACAATTGAAGGAGTGATTTTTGTTGAGTAATGCAAAAAAATTAATCGGACTGAGTTTAGGTCTGGCGGTTTTAATCAGTTCTGTGGGTTTTACTTTTGCTGCTAATTCCGAAAAATCATCAGATACAGCAAAGCCAAGACACCAGAATTCACAAATGTTTAAGGGAAAGGGATTTAAACAGACGACTGTTTTGGATAGTCTTGTAACGGCAGGAACAATAACTGCTGACCAACAAAAGGCAATTTGCGAGGCTCTCAGGCCTTCAAAAGACAATAAAAATACAATTAAAGAGAGCCTTGACACTCTGGTGAAGGCAGGAACCATAACACAGGCTCAGGAGGATGCAGTAATTAAAGTATTTGAAAATGCGAAGGCACAGTTACCTTCTGATAAAAAAGGTGATTTCAAGGGAAGAAATCAAAAGCATATCAGCGTACTGGATAAACTTGTAACGGCAGGTACAATAACCTCGGACCAACAAAAGGCAATTTGTGAGGCTCTCAGGCCTTCAAAAGACACTAAGAATACAATTAAAGAAAGCCTTGATAGTCTGGTGAAGGCAGGAACCATTACACAGGCACAGGAGGACGCAGTAGTAAAGGCATTTGATGATGCAAAAGCCAAAATGGAAGCAGAAAGAGAAAAGAGGCAAGAAGAACTTGCTGCAAAAAAAGGAATTACAGTAGATGAACTCAAATCGCAAATGGAGCAAGGAAGAAAAGCTTTCAAAAAGCAAATCTGATTACTTGTGTATAAAAAACCCTGTTTCTTTTTAAAGGAGCAGGGTTTTTTGTGCTTGAAAATATGTATTATATATGTAAAAATTACTATTAATAATTAAAGTAACGGTATTGATTTTATAAATAAAGGTAATTATTCTAATAAACATATTAAACAGAGAGGATAAAAAAATGAGACTGATAACTGCAGGTTTTGCACTACTTACATATGCTTTTCTGAATTACTACATCGGTCTGAGAGGACTAAAATCCATAAATACAAAGGTTCCGGTAAATAAGTATGCATATTGGGTTATTATTGCCGTTCTTGCATCTGCGTATTTTGTGGGTATGATAGGAGGCAAGTATTTTCCGGACAGCTTAGTACGTACAATTAATGCGGTGGGAGGCTATTGGCTGGCTGCATTTGTGTATCTTGTAGGGATTGTTGTCTTAATGGATGTTTTCAGAATTCTTGGGAAAAAGCTGAATATTCTTCCGGCTTTCCTAAAAGACAGAACCTGGCTTGTGGCAGCAGCGGTAGTTTTATTTGTAGGAACTGTACTTGCAGTTGGAACGTATAATGCAGTTGTACCGAGGATTGTTTCATATAGTGTTAATATTAATAAAAAAGCAGGGGATATGGAAAAGCTGAAATGTGCCATGATTTCAGACGTACATCTGGGAGATACTATAGGCAGAGAAAGACTTCGTACGGCGGTTGAGAAGATTAATTCACTGAACCCTGATATAGCTGTTATAACAGGTGATTTAATTGACAGAGAAATAGAGCCTGTGAAAAGGGCAAACATGCTGGAGGAACTAAAAGGTATAAAGACCAGATTCGGTGCTTATGTCATAATGGGAAATCATGAATACTATTCAAATGATGTTGAAGAGATAAACAAAATGTATGAGGACAGTGGTCTGGTTGTCCTAAGAGATAAATACGTTAAGATTAACAACAGCTTTTATCTGGTAGGACGTGAGGATTATATGGCTGATAAAAGCGGTTCACATAGAGAGAAACTTAGCAACCTTTTGGAAGGTGTAGATAAAAGCCTGCCTGTTATAGTTCTTGACCATCAGCCCAAATCCCTGTCGGAAGCAAGGACGGAAGGTGTGGATTTACAGCTTTCAGGCCATACACATGGAGGACAGTTCTTTCCCATTAGCCTTGTAACGGGCAGCATTTTTGAAGAGGATAACGGCTACCTTAAAGATGGTAAATTCAATCTTATAGTATCCTGCGGATACGGAACGTGGGGCCCCACAGTCCGTATCGGAAGCAGGTCAGAAGTTCTGGATATAACTATTAATTTTCCTTATTCTTCTTGAAACTGAATTTTGCTGGTTTTTGAGGTTTTTCAGGTTCATCAGGCATGTCGCTGTTGAGAGCTTCTGCATATTTTGGGTAGTACATTTCAATTATATTTTTAATTGTAATCTTGATTGCTGAATACAGAGGGATAACTATTATTAAACCTACAAATCCAAATATAGGCAGTATACCCATTAACAGGAGAATGACTGTAAGTGGATGGATATCCATACTTTTTTTCATAACCTGAGGTGAAATAAGATTATTATCTATCTGCTGAACTATAGTCATTACTAAAAATATTTTTACTGCCATGAAAGGGTTATCTGCCAGTGACAGAAGTATGGCAGGGACAATTCCAATCCATGGTCCGAAGAAGGGAATAATACACGTTATCATAGCAAATATTGCCAGTAACAGGGAGTATTTCAAACCTATAATCAGATAGCCGATGTACATGAGAAGCCCTATAAAGAAAGCTACCAGAAGCTGGCCTGCAATATAATTTGAAAGAACAAAATCTATATCAGTTAAAATCTTTCTCATATTGTCTTTTTGGGAAGCAGGTAAAAATCTGACTACACTTGGCATGAACTTGTTTCCGTCTTTTAAGAAATAAAACAGAATAATCGGCAAAATAATAATTACTGAACCGATATTTGTAATCGCCCCTATAAAGCTTAGTGTATTCTTTCCTACGCTCTTGGCAAGACTTTGCAGAAAATTGGAGACTTTGTCTGCTATGTCAGAGGTCTGAAAATTTGAATCATTAAAATAACTCAACAAATTGCTTGAAAGAAGATTATTTACAGTATTTTCAGCCTGTTTATACAAGACCGGCAGACTCTTTGCAAAGTCGTCAAACTGAGATTTAATAATTGACCCGGTATAAGAACTTAACAATATCAAAGCAGAGAGAACAATAACAAAAGCAAGGACTATTGCTAATATGTGAGGAACCCTGGCTTTTTCAAGCATTGAAACTATTGGGCGAAGGATATAGTATAGCAAGCCTCCGAAAAGTATTGGGAAGATTATTGAGTAAACAAAGCTCCTGAAGGGTGATAAAAAGAAATTTATCTTCCCGAACATATATATAATTACTAAAGTAAGGAGCAGATAACAACCGTATCTGAAAATCTTGCTCTTTAATAAACTGCCGTTATTGTTCAAATCCATAAATTGTACCTCATAAAATATAGTTTTATAGCCTGTCACAGCTACATAAATTATAAAATTAAATATATTATTATTCAACTAAAATATATTATTATACGGACTTAATTTTGGATATCTCCTCCAAAGCACATTATGGTATCACAGATTAAATATGAAAATATGTGATTAAACAAATTTTTACCAGTTTATAATCAAACATATTATTAAACAATAACTATGGGAAGTAATTATTTTGGAGGTTACTAAATGGCGTTCTCAGGCAGAACCGCAAGGTATCTGAAGTACATTCTTATAGGCATAGCCGCAGGAGTGGCAAACGGTCTTTTCGGCTCGGGAGGTGGAACGATAGCCGTTCCTGCAATGGTGTTTCTGTTGGAGGAGGATGAACACAAGGCACATGCTACCGCATTGCTTATTATTCTGCCATTAACCCTAGTGAGCACTTATTTTTACTTGTCTCATAATTATGTAAACTGGAATATAACATGGAAGGCAATGACGGGAGGTGTTATGGGAGGAGCGATAGGGGCTTTTCTTCTGAACAAATGTCCTTCAAAAATTCTTCGTAAGATATTCGGAATATTTATGATACTTGCAGCTATAAGAATGATTTTTTAGGGAAATAAGAAAATCGGAGGGTGCGTATGATAGTTGTTTTAATAGGTCTGGCAGCAGGAATAATAAGCGGTATGGGAATTGGCGGAGGAGCAATCCTTATACCTGCACTTGTAATTTTCGTTAAACCTGAGCAGCACGTAGCGCAAAGTGTAAACCTGCTTTTTTTCATTCCTACAGCTATTGTTGCACTGGTAATACATATTAAAAATAAAAATGTCAACTTCAGAATGGGAATACCGATAGTGATTTCAGGACTTGGGGGAGCAGTGCTGGGCTCTAAGCTTGCACTTGCCATGAACGGAGGGACTTTAAAGCATATATTTGGAATTTTTTTACTTCTGATGGGGTTATATGAGATATTTGGAAAGGGTAAAGTTAAAAAGTTGAACAAGGCTTGATTATATGTAAACGCCTTATAAGATATGATATAATTATGTGAAAATCTAGAAAAGGTGGGTAAAATATATGGAGCTTGGAGATATTGGACTAATCGTACATAAAATAAAAGAAAACGTTTCAAAAGTAATCGTAGGTAAAGAAGACATAATAGATTTGTCATTAATTTGCATAATTACTGGTGGGCATATGCTTTTAGAGGATGTTCCCGGAACAGGGAAAACGGTTTTTGCAAGAGCATTGGCCGCCTCTCTCGATTGCAGCTTCAGACGTATTCAGTTCACACCTGACCTTTTGCCGTCAGATGTTACAGGTATAAATTTTTATAGCCAGAAGGAAAGTAATTTTACTTTCAGACCCGGTCCGGTATTTTCAAATATTGTGCTTGCCGATGAAATAAATCGCGCCACTCCCCGTACTCAGTCCTCAATGCTGGAATGTATGGAGGAAAAACAGGTGACAATCGACGGTGAGACCAGAAAACTTGCTGCTCCGTTTTTCGTTATAGCTACACAGAATCCCGTAGAAATTCAAGGAACATTTCCTTTGCCGGAAGCCCAGTTGGACAGGTTTTTGATTAAAACCTCAATGGGGTATCCCGATACCAAGTCTTCAATAGATATTCTCAAAAGGTTTAAGGAAAGCAACCCTCTTGGGGAACTGATGTCAGTTGTCACCGCTGCCGAAATATGCGGGGCATCTGAAATATACTCAAAAGTAAAGGTTTCAGAGGATATAATGGAGTACATAATTAATATTGCAGAGGCTACAAGAAAGCATTCAGGGGTTCATCTGGGGGTCAGTCCAAGAGGTACACTGTCTCTTATGAAAGCCTCGCAGGTTCATGCTCTGCTTAAAAACCGTACATATGTTATACCCGACGATATTAAGGCAATGGCAGTTCCTGTTCTTGCTCACAGAATAATACCAAAAGGCCTTTCAGCTGATAATAGTAATCCCGGCGAGAAAATTATCAATAATATTTTAGAGCAGACAGCGGTTCCGCTTGAATAGGAGGAAGTATGTTATTTTTGCAGATTGCACTTGCTCTGCCGCTGCTGATTCTCATTGAAACTATTCTTTTCAGGCGTTTTTTGCTTAAAGGAGTTGTTTACCGTAGAACTATATCAAAGACCTCAGTTTTTGAGGGTGAAAAAATATCAATGATTGAGGACATAGAAAACAATAGCTTCCTGCCAATAGCATGGATGAAAGCGGAGTCCCGCATAAGCCCAAACCTTGAGTTCAGTGCTATTAAAAATATGCAGGTCTCTCAGGGCGGCTATCATAGAAGTGTTTTTTCCATAATGCCTTTTTATCGGCTGAAAAGAACACATACGGTTACCTGTCTGAAAAGAGGGGAATACAATGTTGGAAATGTGACGTTAACAGCCGGTGACGTTCTTGGCTTTGTTACAAAGATATTATCATATGACAATGAGGTCAGACTTCTTGTCTATCCAAGTCCTCTTTCTGAAAACAGAATGGTTCAGTGTTACCGCTC of the Ruminiclostridium papyrosolvens DSM 2782 genome contains:
- a CDS encoding sulfite exporter TauE/SafE family protein, whose protein sequence is MAFSGRTARYLKYILIGIAAGVANGLFGSGGGTIAVPAMVFLLEEDEHKAHATALLIILPLTLVSTYFYLSHNYVNWNITWKAMTGGVMGGAIGAFLLNKCPSKILRKIFGIFMILAAIRMIF
- a CDS encoding sulfite exporter TauE/SafE family protein, with product MIVVLIGLAAGIISGMGIGGGAILIPALVIFVKPEQHVAQSVNLLFFIPTAIVALVIHIKNKNVNFRMGIPIVISGLGGAVLGSKLALAMNGGTLKHIFGIFLLLMGLYEIFGKGKVKKLNKA
- a CDS encoding AAA family ATPase, whose product is MELGDIGLIVHKIKENVSKVIVGKEDIIDLSLICIITGGHMLLEDVPGTGKTVFARALAASLDCSFRRIQFTPDLLPSDVTGINFYSQKESNFTFRPGPVFSNIVLADEINRATPRTQSSMLECMEEKQVTIDGETRKLAAPFFVIATQNPVEIQGTFPLPEAQLDRFLIKTSMGYPDTKSSIDILKRFKESNPLGELMSVVTAAEICGASEIYSKVKVSEDIMEYIINIAEATRKHSGVHLGVSPRGTLSLMKASQVHALLKNRTYVIPDDIKAMAVPVLAHRIIPKGLSADNSNPGEKIINNILEQTAVPLE
- a CDS encoding metallophosphoesterase; the encoded protein is MRLITAGFALLTYAFLNYYIGLRGLKSINTKVPVNKYAYWVIIAVLASAYFVGMIGGKYFPDSLVRTINAVGGYWLAAFVYLVGIVVLMDVFRILGKKLNILPAFLKDRTWLVAAAVVLFVGTVLAVGTYNAVVPRIVSYSVNINKKAGDMEKLKCAMISDVHLGDTIGRERLRTAVEKINSLNPDIAVITGDLIDREIEPVKRANMLEELKGIKTRFGAYVIMGNHEYYSNDVEEINKMYEDSGLVVLRDKYVKINNSFYLVGREDYMADKSGSHREKLSNLLEGVDKSLPVIVLDHQPKSLSEARTEGVDLQLSGHTHGGQFFPISLVTGSIFEEDNGYLKDGKFNLIVSCGYGTWGPTVRIGSRSEVLDITINFPYSS
- a CDS encoding AI-2E family transporter, with translation MDLNNNGSLLKSKIFRYGCYLLLTLVIIYMFGKINFFLSPFRSFVYSIIFPILFGGLLYYILRPIVSMLEKARVPHILAIVLAFVIVLSALILLSSYTGSIIKSQFDDFAKSLPVLYKQAENTVNNLLSSNLLSYFNDSNFQTSDIADKVSNFLQSLAKSVGKNTLSFIGAITNIGSVIIILPIILFYFLKDGNKFMPSVVRFLPASQKDNMRKILTDIDFVLSNYIAGQLLVAFFIGLLMYIGYLIIGLKYSLLLAIFAMITCIIPFFGPWIGIVPAILLSLADNPFMAVKIFLVMTIVQQIDNNLISPQVMKKSMDIHPLTVILLLMGILPIFGFVGLIIVIPLYSAIKITIKNIIEMYYPKYAEALNSDMPDEPEKPQKPAKFSFKKNKEN